Proteins from one Bifidobacterium sp. ESL0732 genomic window:
- a CDS encoding type II toxin-antitoxin system RelB/DinJ family antitoxin, with protein MSTSAARTRIQISTKKTLKEQVEKLFDSLGIDLGTAVNLFLAQFVKDGGLPFRPTSISPFESSVLKAAREEPVHVEITNEMEEIIDHV; from the coding sequence ATGAGCACATCTGCAGCACGTACGCGCATTCAAATCAGCACCAAGAAGACACTTAAGGAGCAGGTGGAGAAGCTGTTCGATTCATTGGGCATCGATTTGGGCACGGCGGTCAATCTTTTTCTCGCTCAGTTTGTGAAGGATGGAGGGCTGCCGTTCCGTCCGACTTCGATTTCACCGTTTGAAAGCTCGGTGTTGAAAGCCGCTCGGGAAGAGCCGGTTCATGTGGAGATCACGAATGAGATGGAGGAAATCATCGACCATGTTTGA